A region from the Ptychodera flava strain L36383 chromosome 10, AS_Pfla_20210202, whole genome shotgun sequence genome encodes:
- the LOC139142075 gene encoding dapdiamide synthesis protein DdaC-like isoform X2, translating to MLSFKFVTLRRLCRFLPLMHVNQTAWRSVRTQPCVNGFGIRTRLGISAQTSVRIAGRKWLPGSTFPGNKLPEYLAGPRENMPAVYEVIEEKVKIEEWSSRCREIIDEKLHVYGTILFRGLPVENADEFSRFFKNLGYTSMTYQGGAGERTEKADQVTSATDIDPPAYTIEPHNEMAYADHGPLKVFLYCDVPAKPGRGGESGITYVRDTLRNLDPKVVQKFDKLGLKYCYHSLSKNSKDAFMSWQGMFRTEDKAEVEQYMKDNNCEYKWLDNDDLSYWRYGPAFANHPITGERVWFNQATTGHASYYYDHPMFAGKNLPENMYPIMAYYGDGSVIKPEVLQHIRDVIWQGTVGFQLQKGDVLVYDNFYAQHSRLGFDCERTLLFAMTSD from the exons ATGCTATCATTTAAGTTCGTCACACTGAGAAGGCTTTGCCGATTTTTGCCGTTGATGCACGTGAATCAAACTGCATGGAGGTCTGTCCGGACCCAGCCCTGCGTGAACGGTTTCGGCATACGAACACGATTGGGTATATCGGCCCAGACTAGCGTTCGCATAGCAGGCCGAAAATGGTTGCCCGGTTCGACGTTCCCAGGAAACAAACTACCCGAATACCTCGCCGGCCCAAGGGAAAACATGCCAGCCGTTTATGAAGTCATCGAAGAGAAAGTGAAGATCGAGGAGTGGTCGTCCAGATGTCGAGAAATTATTGATGAAAAACTTCACGTCTACGGCACCATTCTCTTCAGAGGACTGCCGGTGGAAAATGCTGACGAGTTCTCTCGTTTTTTCAAAAACCTAGGATACACGAGTATGACGTACCAGGGGGGAGCAGGGGAGCGTACTGAGAAAGCTGACCAAGTTACGTCTGCGACTGACATCGACCCTCCTGCATACACGATAGAACCACACAATGAAATGGCTTACGCTGACCATGGTCCTTTAAAG GTATTCTTGTACTGCGACGTCCCTGCAAAACCTGGTAGAGGTGGCGAAAGTGGAATCACCTACGTCAGAGACACCTTACGAAACCTTGATCCGAAGGTTGTTCAAAAATTCGACAAATTAGGATTGAAATACTGTTACCACTCGCTTTCCAAGAACAGTAAAGATGCTTTCATGAGCTGGCAGGGG ATGTTCAGAACCGAGGACAAAGCCGAAGTGGAACAGTATATGAAGGACAACAATTGTGAATATAAGTGGTTAGACAATGATGATCTTTCCTACTGGCGATATGGACCAGCatttgccaaccatccaatcaCAG GAGAGAGAGTGTGGTTTAACCAGGCAACCACCGGTCATGCATCGTATTATTACGATCATCCAATGTTTGCCGGCAAGAATCTTCCCGAGAACATGTACCCTATAATGGCTTACTATGGTGACGGCAGTGTCATCAAACCGGAAGTATTACAGCACATCCGGGATGTGATTTGGCAAGGAACGGTTGGATTCCAGCTCCAGAAAGGCGACGTGTTGGTTTACGATAACTTTTACGCTCAACACAGCAGGCTTGGTTTCGATTGTGAAAGGACACTACTTTTTGCCATGACAAGCGATTGA
- the LOC139142078 gene encoding dapdiamide synthesis protein DdaC-like → MLSLTFVAPRRLCRFLPLMHVNQTAWRSVGTQPCVNGFSIRTRLDIPAQTRARIAGRKWLPGSTFPGNKLPEHLASPRENMPAVYEVIEEKVKVEEWSSRCREIIDEKLHVYGTILFRGLPVENADDFSRFFKRLGFSSMTYQGGAGERTEKADQVTSATDIDPPIFTIEPHNEMAYVDHYPLKIFFYCDVPAKPGGGGETGITDVRDILPKLDPKVVQKFDKLGLKYFYHSVSKNTEDAFMSWQGMFRTEDKAEVEQYMKDHNCEYQWLDNDGLSYWRFLPAFVNHPITGERVWFNQASSSNASYYYDHPVWAGKNLPDNRYPFTTYYGDGSVIEPEVLRHIRDVLWQETVGFQLQKGDVLAFDNVYAQHSRLGYDCERTLLVAMTSD, encoded by the exons ATGTTATCATTGACGTTCGTCGCACCGAGAAGGCTTTGCCGATTTTTGCCGTTGATGCACGTGAATCAAACTGCATGGAGGTCTGTTGGGACCCAGCCCTGCGTTAACGGTTTTAGCATACGAACTCGATTGGACATACCGGCCCAGACTCGCGCTCGCATAGCAGGCCGAAAATGGCTGCCCGGTTCGACGTTCCCCGGCAACAAACTACCCGAACACCTTGCCAGCCCAAGGGAAAACATGCCAGCCGTTTATGAAGTCATCGAAGAGAAAGTGAAGGTCGAGGAGTGGTCATCCAGATGTCGAGAAATCATTGATGAAAAACTTCACGTCTACGGCACCATTCTCTTCAGAGGACTGCCGGTGGAAAATGCTGACGACTTCTCTCGTTTTTTCAAAAGGCTAGGATTCTCAAGTATGACGTACCAGGGCGGAGCAGGGGAGCGGACTGAAAAAGCTGACCAAGTCACGTCTGCAACTGACATCGACCCTCCTATATTCACGATAGAACCACACAATGAAATGGCATACGTTGATCACTATCCTTTAAAG ATATTCTTCTACTGCGATGTCCCTGCAAAACCTGGCGGAGGTGGCGAAACTGGAATCACCGACGTCAGGGATATTTTACCAAAACTTGATCCGAAGGTTGTTCAAAAATTCGACAAATTAGGGTTGAAATACTTTTACCACTCGGTTTCCAAGAACACTGAAGATGCTTTCATGAGTTGGCAAGGG ATGTTCAGAACCGAGGACAAAGCCGAAGTAGAACAGTATATGAAGGACCATAATTGTGAATATCAGTGGTTAGATAATGACGGTCTATCCTACTGGCGGTTTCTACCAGCATTTGTAAACCATCCAATCACAG GAGAGAGAGTGTGGTTTAACCAGGCGTCTTCTAGTAATGCATCGTATTATTACGATCATCCAGTGTGGGCCGGCAAGAATCTTCCCGACAACAGGTACCCATTTACGACTTACTATGGCGACGGCAGTGTCATCGAACCGGAAGTGTTGCGGCACATCCGGGATGTTCTTTGGCAGGAAACGGTTGGATTCCAGCTCCAGAAAGGCGACGTGTTGGCTTTCGATAACGTTTACGCTCAACACAGCAGACTTGGCTACGATTGTGAAAGAACACTGCTCGTTGCCATGACAAGTGATTAA
- the LOC139142077 gene encoding dapdiamide synthesis protein DdaC-like, whose protein sequence is MLSLKFVTPRRLCRFLPLMHVNQTACRSFLTQPCVNGFDIRTRLDIPAQTGARIAGRKWLPGSTVPRNKLPEYLASPRENKPAVYEVVEENVKIEEWSSRCREIIDKKLHVYGTILFRGLPVENVDDFSRFFKKLGFSSMTYQGAAVERTEKADQVTSATDIDPPVFTIEPHNEMAYVDHYPLKIFFYCDVPAKPSGGGETGITDVRDILPKLDPKVVQKFDKLGLKYCYLSVSKDAKDAFMSWQGMFRTEDKAEVEQYMKDHNCEYQWLENDDLSYWRYLPAFVNHPITGERVWFNQASSSHASYYYDHPVWAGKNLPENRYPFTAYYGDGSVIEPGVLRHIRDVLWQETVGFQLQKGDVLVYDNIYAQHSRLGYDCERTLLVAMTSD, encoded by the exons ATGCTATCATTGAAGTTCGTCACACCGAGAAGGCTTTGCCGATTTTTGCCGTTGATGCACGTGAATCAAACTGCATGCAGGTCTTTCCTGACCCAACCCTGCGTTAATGGTTTCGACATACGAACACGATTGGACATACCCGCCCAGACTGGTGCTCGCATAGCAGGCCGAAAATGGCTGCCCGGTTCGACTGTCCCTAGAAACAAACTACCCGAATACCTTGCCAGCCCAAGGGAAAACAAACCTGCCGTTTATGAAGTCGTTGAAGAGAATGTGAAGATCGAGGAGTGGTCGTCCAGATGTCGAgaaatcattgataaaaaacTTCACGTCTACGGCACCATTCTCTTCAGAGGACTGCCAGTTGAAAACGTTGACGACTTCTCTCGTTTTTTCAAAAAGCTTGGATTCTCGAGTATGACGTACCAGGGCGCAGCGGTGGAGCGGACTGAAAAAGCTGACCAAGTTACGTCTGCGACTGACATCGACCCTCCCGTATTCACGATAGAACCACACAATGAAATGGCATACGTTGACCACTATCCTTTAAAG ATATTCTTCTACTGCGACGTCCCAGCAAAACCTAGCGGAGGTGGCGAAACTGGAATCACCGACGTCAGGGATATCTTACCAAAACTTGATCCGAAGGTTGTTCAAAAATTCGACAAATTAGGGCTGAAATACTGTTACCTCTCGGTTTCCAAGGACGCCAAAGATGCTTTCATGAGCTGGCAGGGG ATGTTCAGAACCGAGGACAAAGCCGAAGTAGAACAGTATATGAAGGACCATAATTGTGAATATCAGTGGTTGGAAAATGATGATCTTTCCTACTGGCGGTATCTACCTGCATTTGTCAACCATCCAATCACAG GAGAGAGAGTGTGGTTTAACCAGGCATCTTCCAGTCACGCATCGTATTATTACGATCATCCAGTGTGGGCCGGCAAGAATCTTCCCGAGAATAGGTACCCTTTTACGGCTTACTATGGCGACGGCAGTGTCATCGAACCGGGAGTGTTACGGCACATCCGGGATGTTCTTTGGCAGGAAACGGTTGGTTTCCAGCTCCAGAAAGGCGACGTGCTGGTTTACGATAACATTTACGCTCAACACAGCAGGCTTGGTTACGATTGTGAAAGAACACTGCTCGTTGCCATGACAAGCGATTGA